One Natrinema halophilum genomic window carries:
- a CDS encoding YeeE/YedE family protein → MVTDPVPLQLAAEIFPNGISRYAVGGLLVGLGTVVIYLGTGIPAGASTFLESTLSYVSGQSRFQQYVSSRDWRVVFTLGIILGGLAFAATIQSGVITTSLYQPGTTGELYEIGGVTLWSTEVQAWRLLVGGVFVGIGTRIGKGCTSGHGVCGVGSASKTSLVGVVTFLAVAIATAQVVAALGVGP, encoded by the coding sequence ATGGTAACTGATCCAGTCCCACTACAGCTGGCCGCCGAAATCTTCCCGAACGGGATCAGTCGCTACGCTGTCGGCGGATTGCTCGTTGGTCTCGGAACCGTCGTGATCTACCTCGGGACAGGGATCCCCGCCGGCGCGAGTACGTTCCTCGAGTCGACGCTGTCGTACGTGTCCGGCCAGTCGCGGTTCCAGCAGTACGTGTCGTCTCGCGACTGGCGCGTCGTGTTCACGCTTGGCATCATCCTCGGCGGACTGGCGTTCGCGGCCACGATCCAGTCAGGGGTGATCACGACCTCGCTCTACCAGCCCGGAACGACCGGTGAACTGTACGAAATTGGCGGAGTGACGCTCTGGTCGACCGAGGTACAGGCCTGGCGGCTGCTGGTCGGCGGCGTGTTCGTCGGGATCGGCACGCGCATCGGCAAGGGATGTACGTCCGGTCACGGGGTCTGCGGGGTCGGCTCGGCCTCGAAGACGTCACTCGTCGGCGTGGTGACGTTCCTGGCGGTCGCCATCGCGACCGCTCAGGTCGTCGCCGCACTGGGGGTGGGTCCGTAA
- a CDS encoding MBL fold metallo-hydrolase, with the protein MNAEDFPTPDADVETIAPETLKSRIDAGEDITLLDTRMESDYEEWRIDGETIESINVPYFEFLEDEVDDEVLEQIPDDREVTVLCAKGGASEFAAGTLVDHGYTVNHLEDGMNGWARIYESVEVTDYDGAGTLLQYQRPSSGCLGYLVYDDGEAAVIDPLRAFTDRYLEDADELGVDLTYAIDTHIHADHISGVRALDALGVEGVIPDAAVDRGVTYGDELTTAADGDTFDVGDATIEAVYTPGHTTGMTSYLVDDSLLATGDGLFIESVARPDLEEGDDGAPEAARMLYESLHERVLALPDETLVGGAHFSDAAVPAADGTYTAPVGDLVDDMEALTMDEDEFVELILSDMPPRPANYEDIIATNLGQQVADDDEAFELELGPNNCAASQESLAGD; encoded by the coding sequence ATGAACGCTGAAGACTTTCCGACCCCGGATGCTGATGTGGAAACGATTGCACCGGAAACGTTGAAGAGTCGCATCGACGCGGGCGAAGACATCACGCTTCTCGATACGCGTATGGAATCGGATTACGAGGAGTGGCGCATCGACGGCGAAACCATCGAATCGATCAACGTCCCGTATTTCGAGTTCCTCGAGGACGAGGTCGACGACGAGGTCTTAGAGCAAATACCCGATGATCGCGAGGTGACGGTTCTCTGTGCCAAGGGTGGTGCGAGTGAGTTCGCCGCGGGCACGCTCGTGGACCACGGATACACCGTCAACCATCTCGAGGACGGAATGAACGGTTGGGCACGCATTTACGAATCCGTCGAAGTTACCGACTACGACGGCGCCGGAACGTTGCTGCAGTACCAGCGGCCGTCCTCGGGTTGTCTCGGTTACCTCGTCTACGACGACGGCGAAGCCGCCGTCATCGACCCACTGCGTGCGTTCACCGATCGCTACCTCGAGGACGCCGACGAACTCGGCGTCGACCTGACGTACGCGATCGACACGCACATCCACGCGGATCACATCTCGGGCGTTCGTGCGCTCGATGCCCTCGGCGTCGAGGGTGTGATTCCGGATGCCGCGGTCGACCGCGGCGTCACCTACGGGGACGAATTGACGACGGCCGCTGACGGCGACACCTTCGACGTCGGCGACGCCACGATCGAGGCCGTTTACACGCCCGGCCACACGACGGGCATGACCTCCTACCTCGTCGACGACAGTCTGCTCGCCACCGGTGACGGACTGTTCATCGAGAGCGTGGCCCGACCCGACCTCGAGGAAGGCGACGACGGCGCTCCCGAGGCCGCGCGGATGCTCTACGAATCGCTCCACGAGCGAGTTCTGGCGCTTCCAGACGAGACCCTCGTCGGCGGGGCGCACTTCAGCGACGCCGCGGTACCTGCCGCCGACGGTACCTACACCGCACCGGTCGGCGATCTCGTCGACGACATGGAGGCACTCACGATGGACGAGGACGAATTCGTGGAATTGATCCTCTCGGACATGCCACCGCGGCCGGCCAACTACGAGGACATCATCGCGACGAACCTCGGTCAGCAGGTCGCAGACGACGACGAAGCGTTCGAACTCGAGCTCGGGCCGAACAACTGTGCCGCGAGCCAGGAATCGCTTGCCGGTGATTAA
- a CDS encoding sulfurtransferase TusA family protein: MNTEYDITETLDVKGASCPMPVVKTKSAIDGLAEGEILEVVATDSGSMSDIDGWATGTDGVELVEQIEDGDVYKHYVEKTS, encoded by the coding sequence ATGAACACGGAATACGATATTACCGAGACGCTCGACGTGAAAGGCGCATCGTGTCCGATGCCGGTCGTCAAGACAAAATCCGCCATCGACGGCCTCGCCGAAGGCGAGATTCTCGAGGTGGTGGCGACGGATTCGGGCAGCATGAGCGACATCGACGGCTGGGCGACCGGCACCGACGGCGTCGAACTCGTAGAGCAAATCGAGGACGGCGACGTGTACAAACACTACGTGGAAAAAACGTCGTAA
- a CDS encoding DsrE/DsrF/DrsH-like family protein: MSTDTPSAPTDGEPIREEDLQARIEELEDKVASLETETDDDGKKMTIVATQGTFDMAYPPLILASTAAAFGWDVVVFHTFWGLDILHEENSTNLQLSAVGNPNMPMPNALAALPGMDRMATWMMEKRIDENGTATIEELIDLSIEQGVELQACQMTIELMDYDEDDFYDGVTTGVGAATALQHMAESDVQLLV; the protein is encoded by the coding sequence ATGAGTACGGATACACCTTCGGCACCGACCGACGGAGAGCCGATACGTGAGGAAGACCTCCAGGCTCGGATCGAGGAACTCGAGGACAAAGTCGCTTCGCTCGAGACGGAGACTGACGACGACGGGAAGAAGATGACGATAGTCGCGACGCAGGGGACGTTCGACATGGCGTACCCGCCCTTGATCCTCGCGAGCACGGCGGCCGCTTTCGGCTGGGACGTCGTCGTTTTCCACACGTTCTGGGGGCTCGATATTCTCCACGAGGAGAACTCCACGAACCTGCAACTGTCGGCGGTCGGCAACCCGAACATGCCGATGCCGAACGCTCTCGCCGCGCTCCCCGGCATGGACCGGATGGCAACGTGGATGATGGAGAAACGAATCGACGAAAACGGGACGGCGACCATCGAAGAGCTCATCGATCTGTCGATCGAGCAGGGTGTCGAACTGCAGGCCTGTCAGATGACCATCGAGTTGATGGACTACGACGAGGACGACTTCTACGACGGTGTCACCACCGGCGTCGGCGCAGCCACCGCCCTTCAGCACATGGCCGAATCCGACGTTCAACTTCTGGTCTGA
- a CDS encoding class I SAM-dependent methyltransferase yields MGHHTFDASRADKLEQAERRYRFLSAEELLWALDPASTDTVADLGSGTGFYTDDVAPHAGDVYAVDLQEEMHDYYREKGVPENVDLVTTGISDLPFDDESIDAAFSTMTYHEFADDDAITEINRILESTGRLVVLDWAATGSGDHGPPVDERYTADEATTDLRDHGFRIEFEAVRPETFLLAGTLE; encoded by the coding sequence ATGGGACATCACACGTTTGACGCATCACGGGCTGACAAGCTTGAACAGGCGGAGCGACGATACCGATTTCTTTCGGCCGAAGAACTGCTGTGGGCGCTCGATCCCGCATCGACGGATACCGTCGCAGATCTCGGAAGTGGAACCGGATTCTATACGGACGACGTCGCGCCACACGCTGGCGATGTGTACGCGGTCGACCTCCAGGAGGAGATGCACGACTACTACCGAGAAAAGGGCGTCCCCGAGAACGTCGACCTCGTAACGACCGGCATCAGCGATCTCCCGTTCGACGACGAAAGCATAGACGCCGCGTTCTCGACGATGACGTATCACGAGTTCGCGGATGACGATGCGATTACCGAAATCAACCGCATCCTCGAGTCTACAGGGCGGCTCGTCGTCCTCGATTGGGCGGCGACCGGATCCGGTGACCACGGGCCGCCGGTCGACGAGCGGTACACTGCTGACGAAGCAACTACCGACCTTCGTGATCACGGCTTCCGTATCGAGTTCGAGGCAGTTCGGCCGGAAACGTTTCTGCTGGCCGGGACGCTCGAGTGA